The Engystomops pustulosus chromosome 4, aEngPut4.maternal, whole genome shotgun sequence genome contains a region encoding:
- the LOC140129024 gene encoding parapinopsin-like — MYPNITPPDLTENFTAKPTIFPKSGYSILSFLMFLNAIFSIFNNLLVILVTIKYPQLRNPINIFILNLSFSDLMMTLCGTTIVVSTNYHGYFYLGEKFCVFQGFAVNYFGIVSLWSLTILAYERYNVVCEPVGALKLSTQRGYQGLAFIWLFCLVWAIAPLFGWSSYGPEGVQTSCSIGWEERSWSNYSYLIAYFLTCFIIPVTIIGFSYGKILHSLYKLNRKIEDQGGKTNPEEELRVVVMVLFMVVAFLVCWLPYTVFALIVIIKPTLYIHPLAATLPTYLAKTSPVYNPIIYLFLNKQFRRCAVELLTCGHIDLSEPKEETISMAGPVETSNASKPNQVAPA; from the exons ATGTATCCCAATATAACTCCACCTGACCTGACAGAAAACTTTACAGCAAAGCCGACCATATTTCCTAAATCTGGATATAGCATTTTGTCATTTCTTATGTTTTTAAATgctatattttctatttttaacaATTTGTTAGTGATTTTAGTAACTATTAAATACCCACAGCTCCGCAATCCCATCAATATTTTCATTCTGAACCTATCGTTTTCGGATCTAATGATGACACTGTGTGGTACCACCATAGTCGTGAGCACAAACTACCACGGCTATTTTTACCTGGGTGAAAAATTCTGTGTTTTCCAAGGATTTGCTGTCAATTATTTTG GAATTGTGTCCCTCTGGTCACTGACAATTCTAGCATATGAGAGATACAATGTGGTCTGTGAGCCAGTAGGAGCATTGAAGCTCAGCACTCAGAGGGGATACCAAGGTCTAGCATTTATCTGgctcttctgtcttgtctgggctATAGCGCCACTGTTTGGCTGGAGTTCATATGGACCTGAAGGTGTTCAGACTTCTTGTTCTATTGGTTGGGAAGAGAGGTCCTGGAGTAACTACAGTTATCTGATTGCCTACTTCCTGACCTGCTTCATCATTCCTGTGACCATAATCGGATTTTCATATGGAAAAATACTTCACTCATTGTATAAG CTTAACAGGAAAATAGAAGATCAGGGAGGAAAGACAAACCCAGAGGAAGAGCTCAGAGTAGTAGTGATGGTGCTTTTCATGGTGGTTGCTTTCCTGGTATGCTGGCTGCCATATACAGTGTTCGCTCTTATTGTCATCATTAAACCAACTCTCTATATCCATCCTCTGGCTGCAACTCTACCAACATATTTAGCAAAGACAAGTCCTGTCTACAATCCAATCATCTACCTCTTTCTAAACAAACAG TTCCGCAGGTGTGCTGTTGAGCTGTTGACCTGTGGCCACATTGACCTATCTGAACCCAAAGAGGAAACCATCTCTATGGCCGGACCAGTGGAAACTTCAAACGCTTCTAAACCCAATCAAGTTGCACCAGCTTAA